A genomic stretch from Sulfurihydrogenibium azorense Az-Fu1 includes:
- the cas8a1 gene encoding type I-B CRISPR-associated protein Cas8b1/Cst1: MERVYLGDWLYNAGILGFLNINSHLWELNTIGDKQELKSKDESLLKFGENYIEFDIQIFDGFSERFFNYAFNQYGRYENEKKNFKEYIQDLESLKNNKILDYLNKKYFSNKKENAEILEEIPIIIFNKFEKILEGFKLLKDKLGSIPSKNEIKKDVNLLMNILKKAIEIMEKDKQEFWESDVRIYLRNIYGQKSFLNKSVNTNRFEKFYKDFEELLKEKKVKKDKKFLCISCMERKAKKDTIFDTGISKFYGLNPDVINFSWNFNPKIPLCEICEIIYFSYFAGLTLIQKDGKRAFYFVNSDTSIIDLVSNNRLLNGVLKPDLTENILLNFFTQLVLESSYQKAYFTVQNISVLELDLNNEIMPKVYSFNLSRKKAEFLKESKTKENLKQLSKDYYKINRKKGELKIYILPEVISLILENKLYFNYLNKILRMFIAYQNGSERYETNISPYKIQILNLVVSEFIKNIGGKTMSVSEKEIWVIYQEGKKLANILSEKKAENKIKSIAYKLLNSLRIGNSQQFMDILLRVYMAYGEVIPSSFIKTLQNKEDFYSIGYSFLNGLLSKQNKEVESDE, from the coding sequence ATGGAAAGAGTTTATCTTGGAGATTGGCTTTATAATGCAGGTATTCTTGGATTTTTAAACATAAATTCTCATTTATGGGAATTAAACACTATTGGAGACAAACAGGAACTTAAATCAAAAGACGAAAGTTTACTTAAATTTGGCGAGAATTACATAGAATTTGATATACAGATTTTTGATGGATTTTCTGAAAGATTTTTTAATTATGCTTTTAACCAGTACGGAAGATATGAAAATGAAAAAAAGAATTTCAAAGAATACATCCAAGATTTAGAATCATTGAAAAACAATAAAATTTTAGATTATCTAAATAAAAAATATTTTTCCAATAAAAAAGAAAATGCAGAAATTTTAGAAGAAATTCCAATCATAATTTTTAATAAATTTGAGAAAATCCTTGAAGGGTTTAAGCTATTAAAAGATAAATTAGGTTCAATTCCTTCTAAAAATGAAATAAAAAAAGACGTAAATCTTTTAATGAATATTCTTAAAAAAGCTATAGAAATAATGGAAAAAGATAAACAAGAATTTTGGGAAAGTGACGTTCGAATTTATTTAAGAAATATTTATGGTCAAAAAAGTTTTTTAAATAAAAGTGTAAACACGAATAGATTTGAAAAATTTTACAAAGATTTTGAAGAACTTTTGAAAGAGAAGAAAGTTAAAAAAGATAAAAAGTTCTTATGTATTTCTTGCATGGAAAGAAAGGCTAAAAAGGATACTATTTTTGACACTGGAATTTCTAAATTCTACGGTCTTAATCCAGATGTTATAAATTTTTCATGGAATTTCAATCCAAAAATCCCCTTATGTGAAATTTGCGAAATTATTTATTTTTCATATTTTGCAGGTCTAACTCTTATTCAGAAAGACGGAAAAAGAGCTTTTTATTTTGTTAACTCTGACACCTCTATCATTGACTTAGTAAGTAATAATAGATTATTAAATGGAGTTTTAAAGCCAGATCTCACTGAAAATATTCTCTTAAACTTTTTTACTCAACTTGTTTTAGAATCTTCTTATCAAAAAGCATATTTCACTGTTCAGAATATATCTGTTTTAGAGCTTGATCTAAACAACGAAATTATGCCAAAGGTTTATTCTTTTAATTTATCAAGAAAAAAAGCTGAATTTTTGAAAGAATCAAAAACCAAGGAAAATTTAAAACAACTTTCAAAAGATTATTACAAAATAAATAGAAAAAAAGGAGAATTAAAAATTTATATACTCCCAGAAGTTATTTCTTTAATCTTGGAAAATAAACTTTATTTTAATTATTTAAATAAAATTTTAAGAATGTTTATAGCTTATCAAAATGGCTCAGAAAGATATGAAACAAATATAAGTCCGTATAAAATTCAAATTTTGAATTTGGTTGTCTCAGAATTTATTAAAAATATAGGAGGAAAAACTATGAGTGTGTCAGAAAAAGAAATATGGGTAATCTATCAAGAAGGTAAAAAACTTGCAAATATTTTGAGTGAAAAAAAAGCAGAAAATAAAATCAAATCCATTGCCTATAAGCTTTTAAATTCTCTTAGGATAGGAAATAGTCAACAATTTATGGATATTTTACTTAGAGTTTATATGGCTTACGGAGAAGTAATTCCTTCTTCATTTATAAAAACTTTGCAGAACAAAGAAGATTTTTATTCTATTGGATACAGTTTTTTAAATGGATTACTTTCAAAACAAAACAAGGAGGTAGAAAGTGATGAGTAA
- the cas7i gene encoding type I-B CRISPR-associated protein Cas7/Cst2/DevR, with protein sequence MSNLKPKGLTVSVIFDAMSLNYGESTGHISELKKLSRSGEFLSYASRQAIRYDIYRMLKELFSIDSDKEDPLTSNQNVVQFKPEANIKDYIEADLFGYMKTEKNRGALTRSAVVRITPAISLEPMFLDVEFGANLNFAQRAKTDPDLFQFEHHLSLYSYTITIELDRVGEDPNDNISLEPFEKAKRIGMVLDVLKVLNRNIKGRMESLNPLFTIGGVYNVKNPFFLGRLKIKFNPETRKYLLETPVISSVLETSFNGENVRDSSHIGIVSGYWENEEEIRNLLLKDKIHNINDFFESLKKQVNEYYGV encoded by the coding sequence ATGAGTAATCTAAAACCAAAGGGTTTAACAGTCTCAGTAATTTTTGATGCTATGAGTTTGAATTACGGAGAAAGTACTGGGCACATATCAGAACTAAAAAAACTTTCTCGTTCAGGTGAATTTTTATCGTATGCATCAAGGCAAGCCATTAGATACGATATTTATAGAATGTTGAAAGAATTATTCTCAATAGATAGCGATAAAGAAGATCCCTTAACATCAAATCAAAATGTTGTCCAGTTTAAGCCAGAAGCTAACATAAAAGATTATATAGAAGCTGATTTATTTGGATATATGAAAACAGAAAAAAACAGAGGAGCTCTAACTCGTTCCGCAGTTGTAAGGATAACTCCTGCCATATCCCTTGAACCTATGTTTTTAGATGTTGAATTTGGAGCAAATCTAAACTTTGCTCAAAGAGCTAAAACGGATCCAGACCTATTCCAATTTGAACATCATTTATCTTTATATTCTTATACAATTACAATCGAATTAGATAGAGTAGGTGAAGATCCGAACGATAACATTTCACTTGAACCTTTTGAAAAGGCAAAGAGAATAGGTATGGTTTTAGATGTATTAAAGGTTCTAAACAGAAACATTAAAGGTAGAATGGAAAGTTTAAATCCTCTTTTTACTATTGGTGGTGTTTATAATGTCAAAAATCCATTCTTTTTAGGAAGATTGAAGATAAAATTCAATCCTGAAACAAGAAAATATCTTTTAGAAACACCAGTTATTTCATCTGTTCTTGAAACAAGCTTTAATGGTGAAAATGTTAGAGATAGTTCTCACATAGGAATTGTAAGTGGATACTGGGAAAATGAAGAAGAAATTAGAAACCTTCTACTCAAAGATAAAATTCACAATATTAATGATTTTTTTGAGTCACTAAAAAAACAAGTAAATGAATATTATGGAGTTTAA
- the cas5b gene encoding type I-B CRISPR-associated protein Cas5b, producing MKLLKIKAYQIFANYRKPMSFNFWDSYPLPPLSTVRGWFHTTIGVNQYIPIAMSIQGKFSSVVHDLQTLIKFDRKRDKERGIFLEGFNKVFSKSPTYVVNIYDISLTIYLKAKEEYLKLFKENLLKNEYPSLGRKEDLVRIDYIDFIEPQLRKFSNIERFLIKSGVYLNKKTADLFGLSGINYRMNFKYDKELLDKTGLRYFEKKDVVYVDSGTLKNGEILFDEADQAIIDLIGDE from the coding sequence GTGAAACTTCTTAAAATAAAAGCTTATCAGATTTTTGCAAACTATAGAAAACCGATGAGTTTTAACTTCTGGGATAGTTATCCTTTGCCGCCTCTGTCAACTGTTAGGGGATGGTTTCATACTACAATTGGTGTAAATCAATATATACCTATTGCTATGAGTATTCAGGGGAAATTTTCATCTGTTGTCCATGATTTACAGACACTTATAAAATTTGATAGAAAAAGAGATAAAGAAAGAGGAATATTTTTAGAAGGTTTTAATAAAGTATTCTCAAAGTCTCCAACTTATGTGGTAAACATTTATGATATTTCTCTGACTATATATCTTAAAGCAAAAGAAGAATATCTGAAACTATTTAAAGAAAATCTTCTAAAGAATGAATATCCTTCTCTTGGAAGAAAAGAAGATTTAGTTAGAATCGACTACATAGATTTTATAGAACCTCAACTTAGGAAATTTTCAAATATTGAAAGGTTTCTAATAAAAAGCGGGGTTTATCTGAATAAAAAAACTGCAGATCTGTTCGGGTTAAGCGGGATAAATTACAGAATGAATTTTAAATATGATAAAGAATTATTAGATAAAACAGGCCTTAGATATTTCGAAAAAAAAGATGTTGTTTATGTCGATTCAGGAACTTTAAAAAATGGAGAGATTCTATTTGATGAAGCTGATCAAGCGATTATAGATTTGATAGGTGATGAATAA
- a CDS encoding CRISPR-associated helicase/endonuclease Cas3 produces the protein MEEFYAKLYFQDGKAFPETLREHTENLLEELERIKKIYGKELESIGANEDFWNALKIACLFHDLGKISSHFQRKIKRYIGEDVKISSGTKEEIPHNYLSGIFLFNSSIANVLNNEFFDYVLYSVLFHHNREISFSVDYMDSVFKRDLKPKLCLLSWLSKFNIDLSNINEESPYFVYDEIKSYMNNSDKKISQIKKNKIFILFKGLLHRLDHSASAHLPVEENRIHNVDEKLISYLSKKDNFKGLKPFQEKAKELRNKNVLLTASTGIGKTEFAVNWIGEDKAFYTLPVRVSVNAMYDRFVSIFESDKEKIGLLHSDALFYGMESNETIDEFLSLEEHIIRTQTSRQFSMPITITTADQLFTSVLKYPGYEKIYATLMYSKVVLDEPQSYSPDTLAIIIKGLQEIAYYGGKFCFMSATIHPFINEYLKDFVEELDPVFNSEKKHKIKLENRTIDELSKEIISQFNQGKKVLVITNTVKKAQELYKILKEIENLNVKLLHSLFIQIDRNEKEKQIKSPTEPVIWISTQLVEASLDIDYDIMFAEISTLDSLIQRMGRVYRKQGRIINESDNANIVIATKEPSDKGKIYNNEIISFTLEALEEFNNKILSDEEKQNLMKKVYEIEKIKNTSFYKNFIKNMELLNAGFKTDTKGEAQQLFRGILNINVIPEEVYQENLDEIEKAIEIALDKSKKYSEKIQAFYTLNKFTVSMPFYKLKNIIPTQITPDKFRNKIFTVNFEYDSEFGLDISKDPELGEIL, from the coding sequence ATGGAAGAGTTTTATGCAAAATTATATTTTCAGGATGGAAAAGCTTTTCCTGAAACTTTGAGAGAGCATACAGAAAATCTTTTGGAAGAATTAGAAAGAATAAAAAAAATATACGGAAAAGAATTGGAAAGTATCGGAGCCAATGAAGATTTTTGGAATGCTTTAAAAATTGCCTGTTTATTTCATGATTTAGGTAAAATTTCATCACATTTTCAAAGGAAAATAAAGAGGTATATAGGAGAGGATGTTAAAATCTCATCAGGAACAAAAGAAGAAATTCCCCATAATTATCTCTCTGGAATATTTTTATTTAATTCAAGTATAGCTAATGTATTAAATAATGAATTTTTTGATTATGTTCTATACTCTGTATTATTCCATCATAACAGAGAGATAAGCTTCAGTGTCGATTATATGGATTCAGTTTTTAAAAGAGATCTAAAACCAAAATTATGTCTTTTAAGTTGGCTATCCAAATTTAATATTGACCTTTCCAATATAAACGAAGAATCACCTTATTTTGTTTATGATGAAATTAAATCCTATATGAATAATTCTGATAAAAAAATATCTCAAATAAAGAAAAACAAAATTTTTATTTTATTTAAAGGGCTTCTTCACAGATTAGACCACTCTGCATCTGCTCATTTACCTGTAGAAGAAAATCGAATCCATAACGTAGATGAAAAATTAATATCTTATCTTTCTAAAAAAGATAATTTTAAAGGACTAAAGCCTTTCCAAGAAAAAGCAAAAGAACTAAGAAATAAAAATGTATTGCTTACAGCTTCAACTGGTATTGGGAAGACAGAATTCGCTGTAAATTGGATTGGTGAGGATAAAGCTTTTTATACTTTACCTGTTAGAGTTTCTGTTAATGCTATGTATGATAGATTTGTTAGTATTTTTGAAAGTGATAAGGAAAAAATAGGGCTTTTACATAGTGATGCGTTATTCTATGGAATGGAAAGTAATGAGACAATAGATGAATTTCTCTCTCTTGAAGAGCACATAATTAGAACACAAACTAGCAGGCAATTTTCCATGCCTATTACTATAACTACAGCAGATCAATTATTTACGTCAGTTTTAAAGTATCCTGGATATGAAAAAATTTATGCTACTTTGATGTATTCAAAAGTTGTATTAGATGAACCACAGAGTTATTCACCAGATACCCTTGCAATAATTATAAAAGGACTTCAAGAAATAGCATATTACGGCGGAAAATTTTGCTTTATGAGTGCAACAATTCATCCTTTTATAAATGAATATTTGAAAGATTTTGTAGAGGAATTGGATCCTGTTTTTAATTCTGAAAAAAAACATAAAATTAAGTTGGAAAATAGAACTATAGATGAGCTCTCAAAAGAAATTATTTCTCAGTTTAATCAAGGTAAGAAAGTTTTAGTAATTACAAATACTGTTAAAAAAGCACAAGAGCTGTATAAAATTTTGAAAGAAATTGAAAACCTAAATGTTAAACTTTTACATTCTCTCTTTATTCAAATAGATAGAAATGAAAAAGAGAAACAAATAAAAAGTCCTACTGAACCAGTTATATGGATTTCAACTCAGCTTGTAGAAGCCTCGTTAGATATAGATTACGACATTATGTTTGCAGAAATCTCCACATTAGATTCTTTAATTCAAAGAATGGGAAGGGTTTACAGAAAACAAGGGAGAATAATTAATGAAAGTGATAACGCCAATATTGTAATTGCTACAAAAGAACCTTCTGATAAAGGAAAAATTTATAACAATGAAATTATAAGTTTTACATTAGAAGCTTTAGAAGAATTTAACAATAAAATTTTATCAGACGAAGAAAAGCAAAATTTAATGAAAAAAGTATATGAGATTGAGAAAATAAAAAACACAAGCTTTTATAAAAATTTTATCAAAAATATGGAACTGCTAAACGCAGGTTTCAAAACTGATACTAAAGGAGAAGCCCAACAGCTTTTTAGAGGAATTTTAAATATAAACGTTATTCCAGAAGAAGTTTATCAAGAAAATTTAGATGAAATAGAAAAGGCTATAGAAATTGCCTTAGATAAGTCAAAAAAATATTCTGAAAAAATTCAGGCATTTTACACTTTAAATAAATTTACAGTAAGTATGCCTTTTTATAAATTAAAAAATATTATTCCAACTCAAATAACTCCAGATAAATTTAGAAATAAAATTTTTACTGTTAATTTTGAATACGATAGTGAGTTTGGACTTGACATAAGCAAAGACCCAGAACTTGGAGAAATCCTTTGA
- the cas4 gene encoding CRISPR-associated protein Cas4 — protein sequence MIEDINFNRLKVNGIKVNYFYICHRKLWLFDRKITMEDKSDKVLLGALLHMDSYERERQKEVLIDNLISIDILDGVNIKEVKYSDKMEKADKMQVLYYLYYLKNLGIEKQGIINYPKQKKREFIQLTEEAEKELEAVLIEINKILKQEKPPPVIDAAYCQKCAYFEFCYG from the coding sequence TTGATAGAAGACATTAACTTTAACCGGCTTAAAGTAAATGGTATTAAAGTTAATTATTTTTATATCTGCCATAGGAAGCTGTGGCTTTTTGATAGGAAGATAACTATGGAAGATAAATCAGATAAAGTGCTACTTGGTGCTTTACTACACATGGATAGTTATGAAAGGGAAAGACAAAAAGAAGTATTAATAGACAATTTAATATCGATAGATATATTAGATGGAGTTAACATTAAAGAAGTTAAATACTCTGATAAAATGGAAAAAGCAGACAAGATGCAAGTTTTGTACTATCTTTACTACCTAAAAAATTTAGGTATAGAAAAACAAGGAATAATAAATTATCCAAAGCAGAAGAAAAGAGAGTTTATTCAGTTGACGGAAGAAGCTGAAAAAGAGTTAGAAGCAGTTCTGATAGAGATAAATAAAATACTAAAACAAGAAAAACCACCTCCTGTTATAGATGCTGCTTACTGCCAAAAATGTGCATACTTTGAATTTTGTTATGGATAG
- the cas1b gene encoding type I-B CRISPR-associated endonuclease Cas1b produces the protein MPRNYYINSNGRIRRKENTVYFETEKDGESLKTPLPINDIDTIFIFGEVDINTKAINYLSQYDIPMHFFNYYGYYSGSFLPRKKNVSGSLLVEQVKHHIDDSKRQMLAISFIEGAVHHILRNLRKSGISVENFQNIEKDLLPKIFETKTIEELMAIEGNIREHYYQLFNTVIKNKDFFIEKREKRPPTNPINALISFGNSIMYNTVLTEIYRTQLDPTISYLHSPQEKRFSLSLDIAEIFKPFIIDPLIFNLIKTGQITIDDFDKDLNYTYLNENGRKKFLKAYEERLSKTVKHRRLKRNVSYRQLIRLECYKLIKHLIGDEIYKPFKAWW, from the coding sequence ATGCCAAGAAATTACTATATTAACTCAAATGGGAGAATAAGAAGAAAAGAAAACACAGTTTACTTTGAAACAGAAAAGGATGGAGAATCTCTAAAAACACCTCTACCTATAAACGATATTGACACAATCTTTATCTTTGGTGAAGTTGATATAAATACAAAAGCTATAAACTACCTATCTCAATATGATATACCCATGCACTTTTTTAACTACTATGGCTATTATTCTGGTAGCTTCCTACCAAGAAAGAAAAATGTTTCGGGCTCTTTACTTGTAGAACAAGTTAAACATCATATCGATGATTCAAAAAGGCAGATGTTAGCTATTTCTTTTATAGAAGGTGCAGTTCATCATATCTTAAGGAATTTAAGAAAATCTGGAATAAGCGTTGAAAATTTTCAAAATATTGAAAAAGATTTACTTCCTAAAATATTTGAAACAAAAACAATTGAAGAACTAATGGCAATAGAAGGAAATATAAGAGAGCACTATTACCAACTTTTCAACACAGTCATTAAAAACAAAGATTTTTTTATAGAAAAAAGAGAAAAAAGACCACCTACCAATCCTATAAACGCTTTAATAAGCTTTGGAAACTCTATAATGTATAACACAGTTTTAACAGAAATCTACAGAACTCAACTTGATCCAACAATAAGCTACCTCCACAGTCCTCAAGAAAAGAGATTTTCACTTTCTTTAGATATAGCAGAAATATTTAAGCCTTTTATAATTGACCCTTTAATTTTTAATTTAATAAAAACTGGTCAGATAACGATTGATGATTTTGATAAAGATTTAAATTATACATATTTAAACGAAAATGGAAGAAAAAAGTTTTTGAAAGCTTATGAAGAAAGATTATCAAAAACCGTAAAGCATAGAAGATTAAAAAGAAATGTATCTTACAGACAATTGATAAGGTTAGAGTGTTATAAACTTATAAAGCATCTAATAGGTGATGAAATTTATAAACCTTTTAAAGCTTGGTGGTAA
- the cas2 gene encoding CRISPR-associated endonuclease Cas2: MFVIITYDITDENRLNKVRKILRKYLFWTQLSTFEGEISKGKLAQCLSEVKEVISPSEDSVYVYQVENPKNLNKKVLGIEKSFLDNFL; the protein is encoded by the coding sequence ATGTTTGTAATAATAACTTACGATATAACTGACGAAAACAGACTAAATAAAGTTAGAAAAATACTGAGAAAATATTTATTTTGGACTCAGCTTTCTACATTTGAGGGGGAAATATCAAAAGGAAAACTTGCACAATGTCTATCCGAAGTAAAAGAGGTTATATCACCGTCTGAAGACAGTGTTTATGTCTATCAAGTAGAAAATCCAAAAAATCTTAACAAAAAAGTGTTAGGTATAGAAAAAAGCTTTCTGGATAACTTTTTATAA
- a CDS encoding rhodanese-like domain-containing protein: MRKILFTILLSFVFAFAYQDLNSKAFYEMIQKEKNVIILDVRTPQEYEKDGHIPGSILIPVQVLPQYIRELEKFKDKKILVYCRSGNRSAAASRFLEQNGFKNVYNLKYGIIDWKRNNLPVEYGMKK; the protein is encoded by the coding sequence ATGAGAAAGATATTATTCACAATACTTTTAAGTTTTGTGTTTGCCTTTGCTTACCAAGATTTAAACTCAAAGGCATTTTATGAGATGATTCAAAAGGAAAAAAATGTGATAATCCTTGACGTAAGAACACCTCAAGAGTATGAAAAAGACGGACATATACCCGGCTCTATACTAATACCGGTTCAAGTTTTACCTCAGTATATAAGAGAATTAGAAAAGTTTAAGGATAAAAAAATTCTCGTTTATTGCAGGTCTGGAAATAGAAGTGCTGCAGCAAGTAGATTTTTAGAGCAAAACGGTTTTAAAAATGTTTATAACTTAAAGTATGGAATTATTGACTGGAAAAGAAATAACCTTCCGGTAGAGTATGGAATGAAAAAGTAA
- the aspS gene encoding aspartate--tRNA ligase, whose product MTDQLRDFKRDYYCGDLNEGNIGEEVRLLGWVDTVRDHGGVLFINLRDREGIVQVVFDPSKISHEVYNKAKKLKSEYVIGVKGIVSRRPVGTENSKMKTGNIEVLAHYLIILNTSEVLPFQIEDNIKVSEEVRLKYRYLDLRRPSMQRNIILRHEVYQAVREFLVGNGFIEVETPMLTKSTPEGARDFLVPSRLEKGKFYALPQSPQLFKQILMVAGLERYFQIVKCFRDEDLRADRQPEFTQIDLEMSFVSEEDVMSLSEALIQHVYKKVLGIDIKIPFKRMSYEEAINKYGTDKPDLRYGLELIDITDLALEVEFKVFNDVAKSGGLVKGINVKGGAKFSRKEIDDLTEYAKKFGAKGMAWIKLENGEATSPILKFFTDDQKQRLFQKMQAQDGDLLVFIADKKEITHRVLGFLRKHLAEKLNLIDKNKLEFLWVVDFPLFEWDEEENRLVAIHHPFTSPKDEDIEKLDQALENPEIALSFKSKAYDMVLNGEEIGGGSIRIHTPYLQQKIFKLLNISEEEAKEKFGFLIEALSYGAPPHGGLAFGLDRILALMTGSESIRDVIAFPKTQKGVCPLTGAPDYVEEKQLKELGIKIEEEEE is encoded by the coding sequence ATGACAGACCAACTTAGAGACTTTAAAAGAGACTACTACTGTGGAGATTTAAACGAAGGTAATATAGGAGAAGAGGTTAGATTACTTGGTTGGGTTGATACTGTAAGAGACCACGGAGGAGTTTTATTTATAAATTTAAGAGATAGGGAAGGAATAGTTCAAGTTGTGTTTGACCCTTCAAAAATATCTCACGAAGTATACAATAAAGCAAAAAAACTCAAGTCTGAGTATGTAATAGGTGTAAAAGGTATTGTAAGCAGAAGACCCGTAGGCACAGAAAATTCAAAGATGAAAACAGGAAACATAGAAGTTTTAGCACACTACCTAATCATACTAAACACAAGCGAAGTCTTACCTTTCCAAATAGAAGACAACATAAAAGTTAGTGAAGAAGTAAGATTAAAGTATAGATACTTAGACCTAAGAAGGCCGTCAATGCAAAGAAACATAATACTCAGACACGAAGTATATCAAGCTGTAAGGGAGTTTTTGGTAGGAAACGGATTTATTGAAGTTGAAACTCCAATGCTAACAAAATCAACTCCGGAAGGAGCAAGAGACTTTTTAGTTCCTTCAAGGTTAGAGAAAGGTAAATTTTACGCTCTCCCCCAATCTCCACAACTCTTTAAACAGATTCTTATGGTAGCTGGATTAGAAAGATACTTCCAAATAGTAAAATGCTTTAGAGATGAAGATTTAAGAGCTGACAGACAGCCAGAGTTTACCCAGATAGACTTAGAGATGTCTTTTGTCTCAGAAGAAGATGTCATGAGCTTGTCAGAAGCTCTTATTCAACATGTTTACAAAAAAGTGTTAGGTATAGATATAAAAATTCCTTTTAAAAGAATGTCATACGAAGAAGCTATAAATAAGTATGGAACAGACAAACCGGATTTAAGATACGGCTTAGAGCTTATAGATATTACAGACTTAGCTTTAGAGGTTGAGTTTAAAGTATTTAACGATGTAGCAAAGTCTGGTGGACTGGTTAAAGGTATCAACGTAAAAGGTGGTGCTAAATTTTCAAGAAAAGAGATAGATGACCTTACAGAGTATGCCAAAAAGTTTGGTGCAAAAGGAATGGCTTGGATAAAACTTGAAAACGGAGAAGCTACATCTCCTATTTTAAAATTCTTTACTGATGACCAAAAACAAAGACTTTTCCAAAAAATGCAAGCTCAAGACGGAGATTTGCTTGTATTTATAGCTGATAAAAAAGAGATAACCCATAGAGTTTTAGGATTTTTAAGAAAACACTTAGCAGAAAAGTTAAACCTTATAGATAAAAATAAGTTAGAGTTTTTATGGGTGGTTGACTTTCCTTTATTTGAGTGGGATGAGGAAGAAAACAGATTAGTTGCAATCCACCACCCATTTACAAGTCCAAAAGACGAAGATATAGAAAAGTTAGACCAAGCGTTAGAAAATCCAGAAATTGCACTATCTTTCAAATCAAAAGCCTACGATATGGTTTTAAACGGAGAAGAGATAGGAGGAGGTTCAATAAGGATACACACTCCTTACCTACAACAAAAAATATTTAAACTACTAAACATCTCAGAAGAGGAAGCAAAAGAAAAGTTTGGATTTTTAATAGAAGCTCTAAGCTACGGAGCTCCACCTCACGGAGGACTTGCCTTTGGACTTGATAGAATACTTGCCCTTATGACAGGAAGTGAAAGTATAAGAGATGTAATAGCATTCCCAAAAACTCAAAAAGGAGTATGCCCTCTAACAGGAGCTCCAGATTACGTTGAAGAAAAACAATTAAAAGAACTTGGAATAAAAATAGAAGAGGAAGAAGAATGA
- the atpC gene encoding ATP synthase F1 subunit epsilon yields the protein MYRLDVVTPLGNVFNGEVYQTVITTADGEIGILENHMLLLTNITPGKLRIEKANGEVKEMAVTYGILDVAGDKVIALVEEVYNLDEIDVENEKRLLEEANSKLQSENLTEEEKSHYEKQKHRAETLLNLATAKV from the coding sequence ATGTATAGATTAGATGTTGTAACTCCACTTGGAAATGTTTTTAATGGTGAAGTGTATCAAACTGTTATAACAACGGCTGATGGAGAAATTGGTATTTTAGAAAACCATATGCTACTTCTTACAAACATAACTCCCGGAAAGTTAAGAATTGAGAAAGCAAACGGTGAAGTAAAAGAGATGGCAGTAACTTACGGTATATTAGATGTAGCCGGAGATAAGGTTATAGCTTTAGTTGAAGAGGTTTACAACTTAGATGAAATAGATGTAGAAAACGAGAAAAGACTCCTTGAAGAAGCAAATTCAAAACTCCAATCAGAAAACTTAACAGAAGAAGAAAAATCTCATTACGAAAAACAAAAACACAGAGCTGAAACGCTTTTAAATCTTGCAACTGCAAAAGTTTGA